A genomic segment from Acidobacteriota bacterium encodes:
- a CDS encoding antitoxin Xre/MbcA/ParS toxin-binding domain-containing protein translates to MAELSPDECRRLAKDHPELDPVAPAVVVSGDGARFLARYSSGRGRAKAPAALWEEGESEAAGEVAEPAAVYGAEAPVGRAGPAVLDRLIEALTPDLQVPSLTALAQARRSAVARVELAQEFGLFSSAQVADLAGSTAKNRAALANRWKQEGRVFTVPHRGQQLWPGFQFDTDGQPLTVIEDVLGIFEGSGVSPWAMALWFTGPSGWLDGRRPVDLLESEAEAVVEAARLETAESFF, encoded by the coding sequence ATGGCCGAGCTGTCCCCGGACGAGTGCCGCCGGTTGGCGAAGGATCATCCTGAGCTCGATCCGGTGGCTCCGGCGGTCGTGGTGTCCGGAGACGGAGCACGATTTCTGGCGCGCTACTCCAGTGGGCGAGGACGGGCGAAAGCTCCTGCAGCTCTTTGGGAGGAGGGGGAGTCTGAGGCTGCCGGTGAAGTGGCAGAACCGGCTGCAGTCTATGGGGCAGAAGCGCCCGTCGGCAGGGCTGGTCCTGCGGTCCTGGATCGTCTGATCGAGGCACTGACCCCGGACCTCCAGGTCCCCAGCCTCACCGCCCTGGCACAGGCCCGCCGAAGCGCCGTCGCCCGAGTCGAGCTGGCGCAGGAGTTCGGCCTGTTCTCGAGCGCGCAGGTGGCGGATCTGGCGGGTTCCACGGCCAAGAATCGCGCCGCACTGGCCAACCGATGGAAGCAGGAAGGCCGAGTCTTCACCGTGCCCCACCGAGGCCAACAGCTCTGGCCGGGCTTCCAATTCGACACCGACGGCCAGCCTCTGACGGTCATTGAAGACGTGCTGGGAATCTTCGAAGGTTCGGGCGTGTCTCCCTGGGCCATGGCCCTATGGTTCACCGGCCCCAGTGGCTGGCTGGACGGCCGGCGTCCGGTGGATCTGCTGGAGTCGGAGGCCGAAGCCGTTGTAGAAGCAGCCCGGCTAGAGACGGCAGAATCGTTCTTCTGA
- a CDS encoding tryptophan 7-halogenase: MTSPESVFDHSEYDTIVIGGGPAGATAATLIAQAGHRVLLLERDQFPRHKVGESLMPACWDTLERLGMIDRLQESHFPKKYSVQFFSRNGKASSPFYFSDVSCADHPQTWQVVRSEFDHMMVENARAHGVEVHHGVNVREVLFAEGENGSQKAVGVRVRTEDGSTTDLASKVVVDASGQSAMISRRLGLQEDDPKLRNASIYTYFKGGQRDEGRDEGATLIMHTQHQKTWFWYIPQPDDTVSVGVVGPQDYLVRPPKRPPQEVFEEELLQCPGLLPRLAAAQQTRPVQVLRDFTYKAKQRAGDGWVLVGDAYGFVDPLYSSGVFLALKSGEMAADAIHQALEAGDLSAQRLGTFEAEFLRGMEAIRKLVYAFYDRDFSFAQFLERHPEHREDLVHILIGNVFRDGVDDLFKPMAEMAKLPVSWA; encoded by the coding sequence ATGACTTCGCCAGAGAGCGTTTTTGATCACAGCGAATACGACACCATCGTCATCGGCGGCGGCCCCGCCGGTGCCACCGCGGCAACGCTGATCGCCCAGGCCGGTCACCGGGTGCTGCTGCTGGAACGGGACCAATTCCCCCGCCACAAGGTGGGCGAGTCGCTGATGCCCGCCTGTTGGGACACCCTGGAGCGCTTGGGGATGATCGACCGGCTGCAGGAGAGTCATTTCCCCAAGAAGTACAGCGTGCAATTCTTCTCCCGGAACGGCAAGGCTTCCTCGCCGTTCTATTTCTCCGACGTCTCCTGCGCCGACCACCCCCAGACCTGGCAGGTAGTGCGCAGCGAGTTCGACCACATGATGGTGGAGAACGCCCGCGCCCACGGCGTCGAGGTGCATCATGGGGTGAACGTGCGGGAAGTGCTCTTTGCGGAGGGCGAGAACGGCTCACAGAAGGCGGTGGGAGTACGGGTGCGCACCGAAGACGGCAGTACCACGGATCTGGCCTCGAAGGTGGTGGTGGACGCCTCTGGCCAGAGCGCCATGATCTCCCGACGGCTGGGCCTCCAGGAGGACGATCCGAAGCTGCGCAACGCCTCGATCTACACGTATTTCAAGGGCGGTCAGCGGGACGAGGGCCGGGACGAAGGGGCCACGCTGATCATGCACACCCAGCATCAGAAGACCTGGTTTTGGTACATCCCCCAGCCCGACGACACGGTGAGCGTCGGGGTGGTCGGTCCCCAAGACTATTTGGTTCGGCCCCCGAAGCGTCCGCCCCAGGAAGTCTTCGAGGAAGAGCTGCTCCAATGCCCCGGCCTGCTGCCGCGGCTGGCGGCGGCGCAGCAAACGCGGCCGGTGCAGGTGCTGCGGGACTTCACCTACAAGGCCAAGCAGCGCGCCGGCGACGGCTGGGTGCTGGTGGGCGACGCCTACGGCTTCGTCGACCCGCTCTACTCCTCCGGCGTCTTCCTGGCCCTCAAATCCGGCGAGATGGCGGCCGACGCCATCCACCAGGCCCTCGAAGCCGGCGACCTCTCCGCCCAGCGCCTGGGCACCTTCGAGGCGGAGTTCCTACGCGGCATGGAAGCCATCCGCAAGCTGGTCTACGCCTTCTACGACCGCGATTTCAGCTTCGCCCAATTCCTAGAACGCCACCCCGAGCACCGCGAAGACCTGGTGCACATCCTCATCGGCAACGTTTTCCGCGACGGCGTCGACGACCTCTTCAAGCCCATGGCGGAGATGGCCAAGCTGCCGGTCTCCTGGGCCTGA